In the Pseudomonadota bacterium genome, one interval contains:
- a CDS encoding Gfo/Idh/MocA family oxidoreductase, whose amino-acid sequence MPRSHPIRVGIIGMGQFGRLHAKALGELGGRARLAAVASGSFAEAERVAADLGAKAYRDWRAVLAEVDAVCIATPHDLHGEMTLAAIEAGCAVLLEKPMAPSLAQCDAILDGLRGRPVPFTVAQPTRFIPAYAEAVARIRSGVIGEPIHVRAPMIKDFTLKARKDWHLAQTRGGGMWMTNAVHLVDRLVLAFGRMPMSVSASLGTGFHTGLAVDDIGVALYRFWGGGTGIAEAAGYRVGAPDHWTVIVGTEGALRCEPGLGLELGRDNAWQTAFAADPAWLAKALAAEWTSFLDHVEGGPSPVSALEGRNVMAAVIAAEEAAAENAVVRVPLRE is encoded by the coding sequence ATGCCTCGATCACATCCGATCCGCGTCGGCATCATCGGCATGGGCCAGTTCGGCCGGCTGCATGCAAAGGCTCTCGGCGAGCTGGGCGGGCGCGCCAGGCTGGCCGCGGTCGCGTCGGGATCGTTTGCAGAGGCGGAGAGAGTGGCGGCCGATTTGGGTGCCAAGGCGTATCGCGATTGGCGGGCGGTTCTGGCCGAGGTCGATGCGGTCTGCATCGCCACGCCGCACGATCTCCATGGCGAGATGACGCTGGCGGCGATCGAAGCGGGATGCGCGGTGCTTCTGGAGAAGCCGATGGCGCCGAGCCTAGCCCAATGCGATGCGATACTGGACGGGCTTCGCGGCCGCCCCGTGCCGTTCACGGTGGCGCAGCCCACCCGTTTCATTCCGGCCTATGCGGAGGCTGTCGCTCGCATCCGCTCGGGTGTCATCGGCGAGCCCATCCATGTGCGCGCGCCGATGATCAAGGATTTCACCTTAAAGGCGCGCAAGGACTGGCACCTGGCCCAAACCCGGGGCGGCGGCATGTGGATGACCAATGCCGTCCATCTCGTCGATCGCCTGGTGCTCGCCTTCGGCCGCATGCCGATGTCGGTCAGCGCCAGCTTAGGCACGGGCTTCCACACCGGGCTCGCCGTCGACGATATCGGGGTGGCGCTCTACCGGTTCTGGGGCGGCGGCACCGGCATCGCCGAGGCCGCCGGCTACCGGGTGGGCGCGCCGGATCACTGGACGGTCATCGTCGGCACCGAAGGGGCGCTCCGCTGCGAGCCGGGCCTCGGCCTCGAGCTCGGCCGCGACAATGCCTGGCAGACCGCGTTTGCCGCCGATCCAGCCTGGCTCGCCAAAGCGCTGGCGGCGGAATGGACCTCCTTCCTCGATCACGTCGAGGGCGGGCCGTCGCCGGTCAGCGCGCTCGAGGGCCGCAACGTCATGGCTGCCGTCATTGCCGCCGAGGAGGCGGCGGCGGAGAACGCCGTGGTCAGGGTCCCGCTTCGCGAATAG
- a CDS encoding ABC transporter substrate-binding protein: MIDILKRCVPALVGSLLAAMPAMAETTLKFIPQADLRVLDTAWTTAAITRNHGYLIYEPLFSYDSKVVARPQAVESWTASPDGLTWRFTLRPLRFDDGSPVTSADAVASLERWSQRKASGQAMRVRLEAIKAVDDRSFELRFRERFGLVLETLADAIQPTFVLRAKDAASDPFTQIQFQDVVGSGPFRFVKDEWVPGSKVVYRKSAGYSPRAEPPDGFFGAKQVKLDQVEWIYIPDANTAVQALIRGEADVMEIPPAELIPILKRTPGIVVAVQDPFGSQAFFRLNSLHPPMDKAKFRQALALLVDQNEMLAGYIGNKEYEVPCLAIFGCGGPNETDAGAAAFRKADLERAKGLIKESGYAGEPVVILDPTDQHILHEMAGLMAGAMRAAGIAIDLQANDWGAVIARGSRPDKPGPGSPGWHMQPTWAPARVIASPLTSTQLIHPCDPKIFNGNPCDQPMETLRQAFFAASAETRRPVVDRIQSRFYEVMPFVLVGQFLAPKAWRANVTGIVNASEFVFWGVEKK, from the coding sequence ATGATCGACATCCTGAAGCGATGCGTGCCGGCGCTCGTCGGCTCCCTTCTTGCCGCCATGCCGGCCATGGCGGAGACCACCCTCAAATTCATCCCCCAGGCCGATCTCCGCGTGCTGGATACGGCCTGGACCACGGCCGCGATCACCCGCAATCACGGCTATCTCATCTACGAGCCGCTATTTTCCTATGACAGCAAGGTCGTGGCCCGACCCCAGGCGGTCGAGTCCTGGACCGCCAGCCCCGACGGCCTGACATGGCGCTTCACGCTGCGGCCGCTTCGCTTCGACGATGGCTCGCCGGTGACATCCGCCGATGCCGTCGCCTCGCTGGAGCGCTGGTCGCAGCGCAAGGCGAGCGGCCAGGCCATGCGCGTGCGGCTGGAGGCGATCAAGGCCGTGGACGATCGCAGCTTCGAGCTCCGCTTCCGCGAGCGCTTCGGTCTGGTACTGGAGACCCTCGCCGATGCCATCCAGCCGACCTTCGTGCTCCGTGCCAAGGACGCCGCGTCGGATCCGTTCACCCAGATCCAGTTCCAGGATGTCGTTGGCTCCGGGCCGTTCCGCTTCGTCAAGGACGAATGGGTGCCGGGCAGCAAGGTCGTCTATCGCAAGAGTGCCGGCTACAGCCCACGCGCCGAGCCGCCCGACGGCTTCTTCGGCGCCAAGCAGGTAAAGCTCGACCAGGTGGAGTGGATCTACATCCCCGATGCCAACACCGCCGTCCAGGCGCTCATCCGCGGCGAAGCCGATGTGATGGAAATCCCCCCGGCCGAGCTCATACCAATCTTGAAGCGCACGCCAGGAATTGTCGTCGCCGTGCAAGACCCCTTCGGCAGCCAAGCCTTCTTTCGCCTGAACTCGCTGCATCCGCCCATGGACAAGGCCAAGTTCCGCCAGGCGCTGGCGCTGCTCGTCGACCAGAACGAGATGCTCGCCGGCTACATCGGCAACAAGGAGTATGAGGTGCCGTGCCTGGCGATCTTCGGCTGTGGCGGGCCGAACGAGACCGATGCCGGGGCGGCGGCGTTCCGCAAGGCCGACCTGGAGCGCGCCAAAGGGCTCATCAAGGAATCCGGTTATGCCGGCGAGCCGGTGGTCATCCTGGACCCGACCGACCAGCACATCCTGCACGAGATGGCGGGCCTGATGGCAGGCGCCATGCGGGCGGCGGGGATCGCCATCGATTTGCAGGCGAACGATTGGGGCGCCGTCATCGCCCGCGGTTCACGGCCGGACAAACCGGGCCCCGGCTCGCCCGGCTGGCATATGCAGCCGACCTGGGCGCCGGCACGGGTGATCGCGAGCCCGCTCACCTCCACCCAGCTCATCCACCCCTGCGATCCCAAGATCTTCAACGGCAATCCCTGCGATCAGCCCATGGAGACGCTGCGACAGGCGTTCTTCGCCGCTTCGGCCGAGACCCGACGCCCGGTGGTCGATCGGATCCAGAGCCGCTTCTACGAGGTCATGCCCTTCGTGCTGGTCGGCCAGTTCCTGGCACCGAAAGCTTGGCGCGCCAACGTGACCGGCATCGTCAATGCCAGCGAGTTCGTGTTCTGGGGCGTGGAGAAGAAGTAG
- a CDS encoding Gfo/Idh/MocA family oxidoreductase, whose amino-acid sequence MPLAIAILGVAHWHAPTYAQILGELGHRVVGSSDGDATAGALQAQKLGLAFESSTEALLDRTRPDFVFVLPRHDRVKATLAPVLERRLPFLLEKPMGLSGAQSTDLASAAASAGVFAAAALANRHLAIWAVYRRLQAEERLGTVMHAHFRLNNGPPERYRDLGVPWMLDPVISGGGPLRNLGIHATDAVLTLADGHMVKVQAAQLSHRAYHLPVEEFATALLQVEGGPIVTLEAGYSYAAGGGDFEWRIAATGATMIERKGLLAVRWPNGELTETKTDMPGYRSFVLTMLADFQAGRPPVASLSDCAAAAMLIDRIYAAAKA is encoded by the coding sequence ATGCCTCTGGCAATTGCGATTCTGGGGGTGGCCCATTGGCATGCTCCCACTTATGCCCAAATCTTAGGCGAACTCGGCCACCGTGTGGTCGGCAGCAGCGATGGCGACGCCACGGCAGGTGCCCTCCAGGCGCAGAAGCTCGGCCTCGCCTTCGAGTCCTCTACCGAAGCGCTGCTCGATCGCACCCGCCCAGACTTCGTCTTCGTGCTGCCCCGCCACGACCGCGTCAAGGCAACGCTGGCGCCGGTCCTCGAGCGCCGGCTGCCCTTCCTGCTGGAAAAGCCGATGGGGCTCAGCGGCGCCCAGTCAACGGACCTTGCTTCCGCGGCCGCCTCGGCGGGGGTCTTCGCCGCGGCCGCCCTTGCGAACCGGCACCTCGCCATCTGGGCGGTCTATCGCCGGCTCCAGGCCGAGGAGCGTCTCGGCACGGTCATGCACGCGCATTTCCGCCTCAACAACGGCCCGCCAGAGCGCTACCGGGATCTGGGCGTGCCCTGGATGCTGGACCCGGTCATATCGGGGGGCGGCCCGTTGCGCAATCTCGGCATCCATGCGACCGATGCCGTGCTCACCTTGGCTGACGGTCACATGGTCAAGGTGCAAGCAGCACAGCTCAGCCACCGTGCCTATCATTTGCCGGTCGAGGAATTCGCCACCGCACTCCTCCAGGTCGAGGGCGGCCCAATCGTGACCCTGGAGGCCGGCTACAGCTATGCGGCCGGCGGCGGCGATTTCGAGTGGCGGATCGCCGCCACCGGCGCCACCATGATCGAACGCAAGGGCTTGCTCGCCGTGCGCTGGCCCAATGGCGAGCTCACCGAGACCAAGACCGACATGCCGGGCTATCGCTCGTTCGTTCTGACCATGCTCGCCGATTTCCAAGCAGGACGGCCGCCGGTGGCGAGCTTGTCGGACTGCGCCGCCGCGGCGATGCTCATCGATCGGATCTATGCGGCCGCGAAGGCCTGA
- a CDS encoding TRAP transporter substrate-binding protein, whose product MRIRATGTIFIALAAFALWLAGGMAAHAQVRHFSFGYDQPHTTAYGIAADTFDAKLKELSGGRFTIDQFPGAQLGQEPQMLQKLRAGDIDFIITSTANASTVAPQAGVFSLHYIFRDEEHLKKVLADPVVVRAFRDMVAESVQGAHVMALMTMGFRDMYSKKEVKSLEDIKGQKVRVQATKTEDTHFPAYGAQTVHMPFGDVYTSLQTGVVNVAENGVNVYLANKHYEVAPVLSMTEHEANNNAVWVSEKTWNGLSDEEKRWVQAAADEVGKTEPAKALQLERDSAVKLKALGVKIVEGVDKSGFIKAALPIQDDLAKELGPHAVKLLELVRNVK is encoded by the coding sequence ATGCGTATCCGGGCTACCGGCACGATCTTCATCGCATTGGCGGCATTCGCGCTTTGGCTTGCCGGCGGAATGGCGGCCCATGCCCAGGTCCGGCATTTCAGCTTCGGCTATGACCAGCCGCACACCACCGCCTATGGCATCGCCGCCGACACCTTCGATGCCAAGCTCAAGGAATTGAGCGGCGGCCGCTTCACCATCGATCAGTTCCCGGGCGCACAGCTCGGCCAAGAGCCGCAGATGCTGCAAAAGCTAAGAGCCGGCGACATCGATTTCATCATCACGTCCACCGCCAACGCCTCGACCGTGGCACCCCAGGCCGGCGTCTTCTCCCTCCACTACATCTTCCGCGACGAGGAGCATCTGAAGAAGGTCTTGGCCGACCCCGTCGTCGTCAGAGCCTTCCGCGACATGGTCGCGGAGTCCGTGCAGGGCGCCCATGTGATGGCGCTGATGACCATGGGCTTCCGTGACATGTATTCGAAGAAGGAGGTGAAGTCGCTGGAGGACATCAAGGGCCAGAAGGTGCGCGTCCAGGCAACCAAGACCGAGGATACGCATTTCCCGGCCTATGGCGCCCAGACCGTGCACATGCCGTTTGGCGACGTCTACACCTCGCTGCAGACCGGTGTCGTCAACGTCGCCGAGAACGGCGTCAACGTCTATCTCGCCAACAAGCACTATGAGGTGGCGCCGGTGCTCTCGATGACCGAGCACGAGGCCAACAACAACGCCGTCTGGGTCAGCGAGAAGACTTGGAACGGCCTCAGCGACGAAGAGAAACGCTGGGTGCAAGCGGCGGCCGACGAGGTCGGCAAGACCGAACCGGCGAAGGCCCTGCAGCTCGAACGCGACTCCGCCGTCAAGCTCAAGGCGCTGGGCGTCAAGATCGTCGAGGGCGTGGACAAGTCCGGTTTCATCAAGGCGGCGCTGCCGATCCAAGACGATCTCGCCAAGGAGCTCGGGCCGCACGCGGTGAAGCTCTTGGAGCTGGTGCGCAACGTCAAATAG
- a CDS encoding TRAP transporter small permease, giving the protein MLLCGVSIVGFTLSVFLDVVTRELAAPWLWLQQVTTGFFAWGVFIGMAAATRRNDHLYLTEITKRLTGVVRSAIETVNRLIVLAVALSMVWFGYLNYLLDLGSFRMPSLIPLGVYTIIVPISGALIALFCIEQLINGWIGGFEGPEDSEFMVEPVK; this is encoded by the coding sequence ATGCTCCTCTGCGGTGTGTCCATCGTCGGGTTCACCCTCTCGGTGTTCCTCGATGTGGTCACCCGCGAGCTGGCAGCGCCCTGGCTCTGGCTGCAGCAGGTCACCACCGGCTTCTTCGCCTGGGGCGTGTTCATCGGCATGGCGGCGGCGACGAGGCGCAACGACCATCTCTATTTGACCGAGATCACCAAGCGTCTGACCGGTGTCGTGCGCAGCGCCATCGAAACGGTCAATCGGCTGATCGTGCTTGCGGTCGCGCTGTCGATGGTCTGGTTCGGCTACCTCAATTATCTCCTGGATCTCGGCAGCTTTCGCATGCCTTCGCTGATTCCGCTCGGGGTCTACACGATCATCGTGCCGATCTCGGGGGCGCTGATCGCGCTCTTCTGCATCGAGCAGCTGATAAACGGCTGGATCGGCGGCTTCGAAGGGCCGGAAGACAGCGAATTCATGGTCGAGCCGGTTAAATGA
- a CDS encoding TRAP transporter large permease — protein sequence MSHASILFLMAFLFLGLGYMGVPVAFSLIAGVLIATSFTPISYPSMIGQLFHGIDSEALLAVPFFLLVGELMTSADVTQRMVRLSQTLVGHLKGGLAQVVTLFSMFFAGISGSSTADVAVLSRTVAPEMDREGYDRAFTAALIACASTMANLIPPSIMAVVYGATGNVSIGGLFLGGVVPGVLIGIGLMIYSYFFGPVGVRKKRASLLEFGIALKESALPLMIPVIIMGGILTGWFTPTEAGMIAVVYILVVVIPLLRRGHLRDLPGDFIYAGLLYSIPLAAVAGASAFGWMLAYLRGPDQVATWIADYAGTDPRMIMFLLVVLFVIVGDFVDAIPAIIIFMPIILKLSELGNINSVHMGVVIITTLVFGLITPPYGLSLLVASKFVGVTFSRAMFRSLPLYVVFFFVIGFTVLFPDVVLYLPKWLLPESVGCFKNPSGTGYICPQ from the coding sequence ATGAGCCACGCCTCGATCCTGTTCTTGATGGCGTTCCTGTTCCTCGGCCTGGGCTACATGGGCGTGCCGGTGGCGTTCTCGCTGATTGCCGGCGTGCTGATCGCCACCAGCTTCACGCCGATCAGCTACCCCTCGATGATCGGCCAGCTCTTCCACGGCATCGATTCCGAAGCGCTCTTGGCCGTACCGTTCTTCCTGCTCGTGGGCGAGCTCATGACCTCGGCGGATGTCACGCAGCGGATGGTGCGCCTGTCGCAGACGCTCGTCGGACACCTCAAGGGCGGGCTGGCCCAGGTCGTGACCCTGTTCAGCATGTTCTTTGCCGGTATTTCCGGCTCGTCGACCGCCGATGTCGCGGTCTTGAGCCGCACGGTGGCGCCGGAGATGGACCGCGAGGGCTATGACCGCGCCTTCACCGCGGCCCTCATCGCGTGCGCATCGACCATGGCGAATCTGATCCCGCCCAGCATCATGGCGGTGGTCTATGGCGCCACCGGCAATGTGTCGATCGGCGGCCTCTTCCTCGGCGGCGTCGTCCCGGGGGTGCTGATCGGCATCGGCCTGATGATCTACAGCTACTTCTTCGGGCCGGTCGGCGTGAGGAAGAAGCGCGCCTCGCTGCTCGAGTTCGGCATCGCGCTCAAGGAATCGGCGCTGCCGCTGATGATCCCGGTCATCATCATGGGCGGCATCCTAACCGGATGGTTCACGCCCACCGAAGCCGGCATGATCGCGGTCGTCTACATCCTGGTGGTGGTGATCCCGCTGCTTCGCCGCGGACATCTTCGCGATCTGCCCGGCGACTTCATCTATGCCGGCCTCCTCTATTCGATCCCGTTGGCTGCGGTCGCCGGCGCCTCGGCTTTCGGCTGGATGCTGGCCTATCTGCGCGGCCCGGATCAGGTCGCGACCTGGATTGCCGACTATGCCGGCACCGATCCCCGGATGATCATGTTTCTCCTGGTGGTCCTCTTCGTCATTGTCGGCGATTTCGTCGACGCCATCCCGGCCATTATCATCTTCATGCCGATCATCCTGAAGCTCTCCGAGCTGGGGAACATCAATTCGGTGCATATGGGCGTGGTCATCATCACCACTTTGGTCTTCGGGCTGATCACCCCGCCTTACGGGCTTTCTCTGCTGGTGGCATCGAAGTTTGTCGGTGTCACCTTCTCGCGCGCGATGTTCCGATCTCTGCCGCTCTATGTGGTGTTTTTCTTCGTCATTGGCTTCACGGTGCTGTTCCCGGACGTCGTGCTCTACTTGCCAAAATGGCTTCTGCCTGAATCCGTCGGCTGCTTTAAGAATCCGAGTGGAACGGGATATATCTGTCCGCAGTAA
- a CDS encoding ABC transporter substrate-binding protein yields MQQSMVRLGLAVAIALVLASPALAQKKTTLVIGLDISDGRNYDTARSADLTPPLTHGAVYDNLVTLSADDLVNVKPALATSWTLAQNGAAWRFSLRPGVKFWNGDALTADDVKFSLDRLLNIKDQPAIYAANMGEIKIIDPMTVEIAVKNPSEPLLIDLTAPSFAIYSKKLAGANGAVSEPGADQKDKATDWLNQNSPGTGPYRMTGWERNGSITLQRNPNYWGGAVPFERVVIRHISDGAAQLLAVRRDDVDIAMNLSAEQLDSLKGNGDVTVIQGASTDTLYFVLTNNGELNPSLAKREARQAVAHAVDYDGLIKGLVGGFADRPPSFLPSGIAGTTLAMTREFGYREDLAKAKQLLAAAGLANGFEFELAYPNAAYFSTSYLLMTQKIQADLARVGIKMSLKPMDNVNWRSQFNGAKLQATVAPWNSPSPNPHLWAGASVQRVAKRVGWEPPADIVDLVSKGAAEPDPAKQAAFYKRYQEILVANAHYITLMQPIYRVAAHKAVAGVQLTPNVWKMELGKIRPAS; encoded by the coding sequence GTGCAGCAATCCATGGTGAGGCTTGGCCTTGCAGTCGCCATCGCGCTCGTGCTGGCATCGCCGGCTCTGGCGCAGAAGAAGACGACCCTGGTGATCGGGCTCGACATCAGCGACGGGCGCAACTACGACACGGCGCGGTCCGCCGACCTGACCCCGCCTTTGACCCATGGTGCGGTCTACGACAATCTGGTGACGCTGTCGGCCGACGATCTCGTCAATGTGAAGCCGGCCCTGGCCACATCCTGGACGCTGGCCCAGAACGGCGCCGCCTGGCGCTTCAGCCTCAGGCCCGGCGTCAAGTTCTGGAACGGCGATGCGCTCACCGCCGACGACGTGAAATTCTCCCTGGATCGGCTGCTCAACATCAAGGACCAGCCGGCGATCTACGCGGCCAACATGGGCGAGATCAAGATCATCGACCCGATGACCGTGGAGATTGCCGTCAAGAATCCGTCGGAGCCCTTGCTCATCGATCTGACCGCGCCGTCTTTCGCCATCTATTCGAAGAAGCTCGCCGGCGCCAATGGCGCGGTCTCGGAGCCCGGCGCCGACCAGAAGGACAAGGCGACCGATTGGCTCAACCAGAATTCACCCGGGACCGGCCCCTATCGCATGACCGGCTGGGAGCGCAACGGCAGCATCACGCTCCAGCGCAACCCGAACTATTGGGGCGGTGCCGTGCCCTTCGAGCGGGTGGTGATCCGGCATATTTCCGACGGGGCGGCGCAGCTCTTGGCCGTCAGGCGCGACGATGTCGATATCGCCATGAACCTCTCGGCCGAGCAGCTCGATAGCCTCAAGGGCAATGGCGACGTCACCGTCATCCAGGGCGCCAGCACCGACACGCTCTACTTCGTGCTGACCAACAATGGCGAGCTCAATCCAAGTCTCGCCAAGCGCGAAGCGCGCCAAGCGGTGGCGCACGCGGTCGACTATGACGGCCTCATCAAGGGTCTGGTCGGCGGCTTCGCCGATCGGCCGCCCTCGTTCCTGCCATCCGGCATCGCCGGCACCACGCTCGCGATGACCCGGGAGTTCGGCTACCGCGAGGATCTGGCGAAGGCGAAGCAGCTCCTGGCCGCCGCTGGCCTTGCCAACGGCTTCGAGTTCGAGCTGGCCTATCCCAATGCCGCCTATTTCAGCACCTCCTACCTGCTGATGACGCAGAAGATCCAAGCCGATCTGGCGCGGGTCGGCATCAAGATGTCCTTGAAGCCGATGGACAACGTCAATTGGCGCTCGCAATTCAACGGCGCCAAGCTGCAGGCGACTGTGGCTCCATGGAACTCGCCCTCGCCCAATCCGCATCTCTGGGCCGGCGCCTCGGTGCAACGGGTGGCCAAGCGCGTCGGCTGGGAGCCGCCGGCCGATATCGTCGATCTCGTCTCCAAGGGGGCGGCCGAGCCGGATCCGGCGAAGCAGGCGGCCTTCTACAAGCGCTACCAGGAGATCCTGGTGGCGAATGCGCACTACATCACGCTCATGCAGCCGATCTATCGGGTGGCGGCGCACAAGGCGGTGGCCGGCGTGCAGCTCACCCCCAATGTCTGGAAGATGGAGCTCGGCAAGATCCGCCCGGCGTCTTGA
- a CDS encoding class I SAM-dependent methyltransferase — protein sequence MRDYLRRRLRHAKQLLFGYSPEVVSRERWEAMYARDAWSKLGEIGDLAHYSVILGYCVFFRSKTILDVCCGHGVLTGMLQAIRYEAYRGVDLSSEAVTKARARFENEKTRFFVSDAGTFDPGEKFDTIVFNECLYYFEKPQDLVRQYLRFLSPGGRIIVSFYDSGGEAAIQRLLERTARVIDRTAVVNDKGQRWMVSVAVDPAAVPEA from the coding sequence ATGCGCGATTATCTGAGGCGCCGGCTGCGCCATGCCAAACAGCTTCTCTTCGGATACTCCCCCGAGGTCGTTTCCCGCGAGCGTTGGGAAGCAATGTATGCGCGCGATGCCTGGAGCAAGCTCGGCGAGATCGGCGACCTCGCCCATTACAGCGTGATCCTCGGCTATTGCGTGTTCTTTCGATCGAAGACGATTCTCGATGTCTGCTGCGGCCACGGAGTGCTGACGGGCATGCTGCAGGCAATTCGGTACGAAGCCTATCGCGGCGTCGATCTTTCATCTGAGGCCGTGACCAAGGCACGGGCGCGCTTCGAGAATGAAAAGACCAGGTTCTTCGTGTCGGATGCAGGCACCTTCGATCCCGGAGAGAAGTTCGACACCATCGTCTTCAACGAGTGCCTCTACTATTTCGAGAAGCCCCAGGACCTCGTCCGGCAATATCTCCGATTCCTCTCGCCCGGCGGGCGGATCATCGTTTCCTTCTACGACAGCGGCGGCGAGGCGGCGATCCAGCGTCTCCTCGAAAGGACCGCGCGCGTGATCGACCGCACCGCCGTGGTCAATGACAAGGGACAGCGCTGGATGGTCAGCGTCGCCGTCGATCCTGCAGCGGTGCCGGAAGCTTAG
- a CDS encoding metal ABC transporter substrate-binding protein: protein MKATTTVLAILSAVILGWAAPVHAQAGPPIKVVASMSVLADIVRNIGGERLEVVSLVPPDGDAHIYEPTPTDSRAIAAAKLVVINGLGLEGWIDRFIKASGYKGRLAVASAGIKARKMEADDASAGGKAARFDDPHCWQDLSLGRRYVATIAAALIEADPANAEAYRAREHAYDQELARLDGWVRAEFASVPQPKRRIITSHDAFGYLGAAYGVTLLAPVGVSTESEPSAADVAKLIRQIRRDKVKAVFIENMTDTRLIEQIGRESGAVLGGTLYSDALSKPGGPADTYVKMFRHNVALLKEAMLKN from the coding sequence ATGAAAGCCACCACAACCGTGCTCGCCATCCTCTCGGCCGTCATCCTCGGCTGGGCGGCGCCGGTCCACGCGCAAGCCGGCCCGCCAATAAAGGTCGTCGCCAGCATGAGCGTGCTTGCCGACATCGTGCGCAATATCGGCGGTGAACGCCTGGAGGTCGTCTCGCTGGTGCCGCCCGACGGCGATGCCCATATCTACGAGCCCACTCCCACCGATTCCCGCGCCATCGCCGCGGCGAAGCTCGTCGTTATCAACGGGCTCGGCCTCGAGGGATGGATCGACCGATTCATCAAGGCTTCCGGCTACAAGGGGAGGCTCGCCGTCGCCAGCGCGGGCATCAAGGCGCGCAAGATGGAAGCCGACGACGCATCGGCCGGCGGCAAGGCAGCCCGGTTCGACGATCCCCATTGCTGGCAGGATCTGAGTCTAGGTCGGCGCTATGTCGCCACCATCGCCGCCGCGCTGATCGAGGCCGACCCCGCCAATGCCGAAGCCTATCGCGCCCGCGAGCACGCCTACGACCAGGAGCTGGCCCGGCTCGATGGTTGGGTCAGGGCGGAGTTCGCTTCGGTGCCGCAGCCGAAGCGCCGGATCATCACCTCCCACGATGCCTTCGGCTATCTCGGTGCCGCCTATGGCGTGACCTTGCTGGCGCCGGTCGGCGTCTCGACGGAATCCGAGCCGTCGGCGGCCGATGTGGCGAAGCTCATACGACAGATCCGGCGCGACAAGGTGAAGGCCGTGTTCATCGAGAACATGACCGACACCCGGCTTATCGAGCAGATAGGCCGCGAGTCCGGCGCGGTGCTCGGCGGCACGCTCTACTCCGATGCGCTTTCGAAGCCGGGCGGCCCGGCGGACACCTACGTCAAGATGTTCCGCCACAACGTAGCCCTGCTCAAGGAAGCCATGCTCAAGAATTGA
- a CDS encoding HoxN/HupN/NixA family nickel/cobalt transporter, with protein MSDVIENAAATKAFRPRNRIVALYVVLIGANLAVWAWALIAFDAYPVLLGTALLAYSFGLRHAVDADHIAAIDNVTRKLMQEGERPVAVGFFFSLGHSSVVVLASAAIALAASSLESRFQLFREIGGIIGTSVSALFLFAIAIANIFILNAVYRSFRRARQGGPAVDDDLDGLLAGRGLMARLFRPMFRLVSRSWHMYPLGILFGLGFDTASEIGLLGISAAEAAKGLPIWSILIFPALFTAGMSLVDATDNLLMLGVYGWALVKPIRKLYYNLTITFVSVVVALVIGGVEALGLIASNLELSGAFWELVAALNENFGMLGYLVIAIFAVSLAVSLILYKLMGYDRLEESA; from the coding sequence ATGTCCGATGTGATCGAGAACGCTGCTGCCACTAAGGCTTTCAGGCCTCGCAACAGGATCGTGGCCCTCTACGTCGTCCTCATCGGCGCCAATCTCGCGGTCTGGGCCTGGGCGCTCATCGCCTTCGATGCCTATCCCGTGCTCCTCGGCACCGCACTTCTCGCCTACAGCTTCGGCCTCCGCCACGCGGTCGATGCCGACCACATCGCCGCCATCGACAATGTTACGCGCAAGCTCATGCAAGAGGGCGAGCGCCCTGTCGCCGTCGGTTTCTTCTTCTCGCTCGGTCATTCGAGCGTGGTGGTGCTGGCCTCGGCCGCCATCGCGCTGGCGGCAAGCTCGCTCGAAAGCCGGTTTCAGCTCTTTCGCGAGATCGGCGGCATCATCGGCACCAGCGTGTCGGCCCTCTTCCTGTTCGCGATCGCGATCGCCAACATCTTCATCTTGAACGCCGTCTACCGGAGCTTTCGGCGCGCCAGGCAAGGCGGCCCAGCCGTCGATGACGATCTCGACGGGCTCTTGGCCGGGCGCGGACTCATGGCCAGGCTGTTTCGCCCGATGTTCCGCCTCGTCTCCCGGAGCTGGCACATGTATCCCCTGGGCATTCTCTTCGGACTCGGCTTCGACACCGCGAGCGAAATCGGGCTTCTCGGCATCTCGGCGGCGGAGGCGGCCAAAGGGCTGCCGATCTGGTCGATCCTGATCTTTCCCGCCTTGTTCACCGCCGGCATGTCCTTGGTCGACGCCACCGACAATTTGCTGATGCTGGGTGTCTATGGCTGGGCTTTGGTCAAGCCGATCCGCAAGCTCTACTACAATCTCACCATCACCTTCGTCTCGGTGGTGGTGGCCCTGGTCATCGGCGGCGTCGAAGCCCTCGGTCTCATCGCCAGCAATCTCGAGCTGAGCGGCGCCTTCTGGGAGCTCGTCGCCGCGCTCAACGAGAATTTCGGCATGCTGGGCTACCTGGTGATCGCCATCTTCGCCGTGAGCTTGGCCGTCTCGCTCATTCTCTACAAGCTCATGGGCTACGACCGGCTCGAAGAATCGGCCTGA